The Christensenella timonensis DNA segment GCGTATCGCCCTCCTGCGGCACGCCGTCCGCATAGTCGTAGTAGCCCATAAACGTATTGCCGCGCAATTCCCAGTCCACGAAATTGCCCGCGTCCGTCCCTTCGTCGAGGAACAGGTAAACGTTGTGGTCCCCCTTGGTAAGGATGTTCACGCCCGACGCCACTTCCATCGTGTAACCGTCGTTTTCCGGCATTTTAAGGCGGATATAAAGGTCGCTGTCCGTGGCGTCGAACACCAGGCTCTTGCCGTATTGCTGTCCCTGCGCTTTTTTGAAATCCAGCGTCAGGTTACAGTTCTTCGTGAAAATATAGTCGTTGCCGTCGATCTCGTAGCCGGCGGGTTTCTTTTCGTTGAACGCGAAGTACACATTGTTTTGCTTCATCTGCGCTTCGATCGCCGCCGGGATCTTCCATTCCGGCAGGTTTTCATATTTTTCCCGCAGCTTCAAATCCACCATGGGCATTTCGTCATACGGGATATCCAGCTTTTTGATTTCCGTGATATCGCCGTTTCCCGACGGGATATCCGCCCACGGCACTTCCCCCAGGGGCGCCACCGGCGTCATGGTTCCCGGATCCACGACGCTGAGGCCCGTAATGCTGGAATTGTCAACGGAGGGCTGCGCGCCAAACACGAGCGTACCCGAAGCCGTCGAATTTTTGAAGCTCCCGCCGCCGATCACGTTCATGTTCCCACGGATATTGGCATTTTCAAAGTCCGCGATGCCGTTGACCGTAAAACCGGCGCTGATTCCCTGCGCCGTTTGCTGCGGCAGCCGCACGCCCAGGTTCCCGCCTACGAAAGCGTCGACGCCCACGGCGTCAAATGTGCCGCTGATATCCATTTCCCAGTTACATTGCCAGATACCCATTTCCGCCCTGACGTTTTTCATCCTGATCTCGCGGCTTGCGTGCAGGTTTGCCTTCACTTCCGCGTCCCGGACTTCGATCCCGCCGCCGGCCGCCAGGTTTCCCTGTACCTTTCCGCCGTCGACCTGTATCTCGCCCCATGCAGTAAGCGTATTCCCCCCGCCCCAGCTGTCCCGCAGGATTTGCGAATCCTTCAGCACGATATGCCCATTGGAAACAATCTTCACCACCTGCAGGCTGTTGCAGTCTTCCAGCGTGACGTCGCCGTACGCATAATACTGCGGCGCCAAATCCTCTGTCACGGCATAGGCCGTACTGTTTTTGAGTTCGATCGTGCCCGGTTTTCCCTGCGCATACAGGCTGCAATACGAAATATCCGAATTCTCCGCCCTGATCATCGGCGCATAAAAGCTTGGATATACGGAGCTTGGCGGCGTACTGACGCCGTTTAAGAAAATGGTCGCGCCGCAATGCAGCTCCTTCATCGCCGTGATGCTTGTGATTTCCACCGTGCCGTTGATATAAATATTCCCGCTGTAGCTGCCCGCGATCTTTCCTTTTCCGTTCGCGCGCACCTCCCCTGTAAACCTGCCGTCCAAATCCACGTCGCCCATACACTCGATAGAGCCGACCGAGCCGTTGTAGACATCGTTTTTGACGAGCACGTTCCCGTTCGATTTGACCTTGGCGGCTTCGGCGCCATTTTGCACCACCACGTCGCCGCCCGCATAGATAGCGCCCTTGCTTTGTGCGCCGTTCCCGTCTACCGTGACCGTGCCGCCCGCATAGATATCGCCCTGCGCCAGCGCGCCTGCCGCGATATTCACGTTGCCGCCTTCCAGCGTGCCGTCGTCCTTTTTGGCGCCGTTTGCGTAGATCGTCCCGTTTACCGCAGCGCCCCATCCCTCCAGACTGACCGTGCCGCCCGCATGGATATCGCCCTGCACGACCGCGCCGTTTTTGACCGTCACGTCGCCGTCCGCGTAGATATCGCCGGGGATATCCTGTGACCGTTCGATGACCACGTTCTTTTCCGAACGCACCGTGGAATAGACCGTGCCGCCTGTCGTGATCTTAATATCCCCTGTCGACTGGATGTGCGTATCCCCGTCCTGCGTACCGAAACCGCCCGCCCCCAACGCCAGGGGGCCGACGGCGTCCACGTTTTTGGTCACGCCTTTCCCGCCGGAAAAGGTCGTCGAGCTCTCGCCATTGTCAAAGAAAACGCTGCCCTCCGAGCCGGAGCTGCCCGGCGTTGAAGGCAGCATGCTCGCGTTTGGATTGAGGTTCGTCGCCCCCGCTACCACGTCGAAAAGGCTTGCAAGGCCGATCTCTTCCCCGCCGCTCCCGGACGTATACTGGAGCAGGCTGTACATGCTGGAGGTAAAGCCGTTTTTTTCGGCTGTCACCGCAACGCGGAAAACGTTTTCCATGCCGCTTTTACTATCTTTTTCAATTTGTATCCCGTAGTCCCCGAATAGGGCGTCGCTGCCGCCGCCCTCGATTTTGTACGTGGGGCCCGTGCCCAGCGCAAACGGGTCGATCGTTTGGTCAACGATCTGGCCGTTTACCGTATCCAGCACCGACTGCGCGGCAAAATCGGCCTGCTGCTGCCCATAGGTACGCGAGGCCTGCTCATTGGCCACACCCGCGAGCGTCATCACGCCGACTCCGACGATCACAATGAACCCAAACACACACAGCACCATGACAAGCGTGCTGGCGCGTTTTCCATTTCTCATTCCTGCGTTTCTCCTGTCCCGGCCTGAGCGCCGCCGCCGACTGCCGGTATCCCGTAAAATTCAATGGTGACCACAGCGGGCATCCGCCCGTCCTCCCCCGCTTCCTGCGTGGAAAGGGAAGTAATGCGCAGCGCGCGGCCGCTCTCGTAGAGGCCGTTTGCAAACGCAATGATATCGTCAAAGCTGCCCGTACAATTGACGATCGCGTTTAACTGGTAAAGCGAAGCCTGTGCCGATGGCGATTCGCTCGCCGTAGCGGTTGCCGCCGCCTGCGCGTACGGGTCGCCGGATTCCTGGGCCGAAGGCTGTGCCGACGGTTGCGCGGAAGGCTGCGCCGAGGGCGAAGCGCCGTTCACGATATCCGCCGCGTCCTGTATGGGCAGGGATTCCTGCCCCTCCTGCGCGGAGGCGTCCGTGCCGGAAAAGTCCGCCGTGGCCGTGCCGACGTCCGAAAGATCCATGTTCGCTACTTCCAGGTTATGATAGGCCAGCATATTGTTGAGCCACAGGTCGATCTCCTCCTGCCGCAGGCTGTTTTCATACGGTTTTTGCAATTCCTTTGTGCGCGCGTACTCTTCGTCGATGCTAAAAAGCAGGGCGCTCGACGTTTCCGTATCCGCCCGGGCGCTCACAAGCTCGTCCTGCTTCTGCGAAATGAGCGACCTTAAATCAAGCAGCGACTGCTGCATGGGCACGATAAGGAAATTCACGCCCAGTACAACGATCAGTACGACGCCCAATATGATGAGCAATACCATTTCCCTTTTGGAAAGCCTCATTGCGCCTCACCTCCTGCAAGCGCGCAGCTTACGGAGAACGTGACCGTCCCCGTCTGCGCGGTGCTGTCCGCTTCGTCCGGCGCCACCGCCGTGCCGTCCGCGGCATAATACCCGTTGTATGTAACGTCCGAAATGAACGACGAGCCGCGCAGGCTGCGCACGAATTCCGCCGGAGAGGAGGTATCCTGCGCCTGGCAGTCGAGCTTTAATACGCCGCCTGTGTATTCGATCTTGACAATGCCCACGTCCTGCGGTTTTTTCGCCTTGATATCCTCCATCAGGGCGCTGTCGAGGTGCGGATCGGCCGCCAGGTTTTCGTTGAAAGCCTCGATGATGGAATTATAGGTCTTGAGCGCGTTCAGCTTTTGCGCGTTGGAAGAAAGGGCCGCATACTCCGAGCTGCCCGATTTCACCTCGTCGATCTGCATTTCCAGCGCCGCGAGCTGCCCGACGGCCGTCGCCCGCTGCACCAGCTGCCAGACATAAAAGCCCCCTACCAGTACGGCGCATACGACGAGCACGATGATCCCGCCCTTCATAAAGCTCCCCAGCGTGCGCCTTGCTTCCTGCTTTTTGATGCCTGCAAAAAAGTTAAGATCTTTCAAACCATCCACCTCACACCCGGACCTGCGCGCCCAGCGCGTTGACCAGTATCTTTGTATTGAGCGTCTGGACTTCACGGTTTAAATAGTCGCCGAGCAGCGTGCCCAGCCCCTCAAAACGCGCGCCGCCGCCCGTGATATAGATTTTCGCCCGCAGCGATTTGTATTCCCCCGTCGCCGCGAACTGCAGCATCTTCTGTATTTCGTCCCCCAGCCTCGATACATAAGTATTGAAGTTGATATCTTCCTTTAATTCCTGCGCGGCCTTGCCGTACAGCTCCCCGACGGTCTCCTTGGAATAGACGTCCATCCCGATAACGGCGCAGCGCGTAAACGCCAGCTCCCCTTCCACAAACAGGTGGAAATTGATCAGGTCGCAGCCGATGTCCGTCACGATACTGAGCTGCCCCGGCGCATTGGGCACGACGTCCGCCACCATGGCAAGCTTGCGCACCGCGTTGGCATGGAGATCCAGCGCCACCGGCACAAGGCCCGCCGCGCGCAGCATGTCCCGGTAGCCGTCCGCAAGTTTTTTGTCCACGCCGAACACGAGCGCCTTGGTCTGTTCCCCGTCCGTGCGCGCCAGGTAGTCGATCGCATAACGCTCGCCTGATAAAAATTCGTCCATCTCGTTTGCGATCATCTGCTCCGTTTGCTTAGAGGGCGCCTTAGGCAGCGCCATTTCCTTTACGACGACGTCCGGCGTACTGATGGTTACGACCGCTTTTTTGTCGCTGATCTTCTCCTCAGCCAATACCGCCGCGAGCGTTTTGGCGGTCTTTTCAAAATCGACGACCGCACCGTTCAGTACACAGCCTTCCGGCATTTTGAACAGTACCTCTTTTTTCGTTTTGATGGACTTATCGCCGTTGCCCTGTATGATCTTTAAAAATTTACTTCCGATATCGATTGACAGCAAATTCCTTCCCCCATCCTCATGAAATATTTTGGTACATGCCGTAAATGGGCATGATGATCGAAATAACGATAAAACCAATGATGAACCCCATCACCACCAGCGTGATCGGCTCGATCATGGACACCATCTTCTTGACCGCGCGGTCGGATTCCTCGTCATAGTAGGCCGCCGCCTTCTTAAGCAGCTCGTCCATCTCGCCCGACTCCTCGCCGATGGCGATCATGGACTTGAACATGGGCGGGAATACGTCGAATTTTTTGATGGATTCGCTAAGCGGCATACCCTTCTTCACATCCTCGACCATCACGGCGATGTATTTTGACATGCAGCCGTTGTCAAGGACGCGCGAGACGATCTCCAGCGCGCTGATCATGGAAAGCCCGCTCGAGATGAGCATGGAAAACGTGTGCGCGAAACGGGCGGCCAAAATCGTCTGCTTCATCTTGCCAAAGCCCGGAAAATGCAGCATCACCGTATCCCACCCCGGCTTTGTGGCCGGGCTGCTTTTTAAAATAAAGACCAGGATCACGACGCCCACGACGACCGCGAGCACGGCGAACCAGTAATTCTGTAAAAAGGAAACCAGGTTAAGAAGCATTTGCGTGGGTACGGGAAGCTCCGCGCCCGACGTGGTATACATGGCCAAAAATTTGGGGACCACCACCACGAGCATCAACAGCACCACGCCAATACACATGATACACAAAAGGATCGGATAGGTAAGGGCGCTTTTGATCTGCGCCTTCGTCTTGTACTGCTTTTCAAAATAGTCCGCCATGCGCACCATGACTTTGTCAAGCGTGCCGCTCTGTTCGCCCGATTCCACCGAGCTGATCAGGTAAAAGGGAAACGCGCCGCCCTGGTCGGCGAGCGCCTGGTGGAAGGATACGCCCTTCTTGACTTCCTCCACCACAGAGAGAAGGATCGCCTTTATTTTTGCGTTCTGCGCCTGCTGGCACAGTACGTCAAGGCCTTTGACGACGCCGATGCCCGCGTCCAGCATCACGCCCAGCTGGCTGCAGATCAGGTAAAGCTCTTTCGCGGGGATCGACCCCTGCACGGAATTGCCGAACTGTTCGCGTTCCACCTTGTAGGACAGGCAGTAAAGCCCTGCGCTTTTCAGGAAATCGCGGAAATCCTGCAGGTTTTCCGCCTCGTACGTTCCCTTTGTAGCCTGCCCCCCGGCGTCCACAGCCTTATATCTATACCTTGCCAACGTCATTACCCCTTCGCGCCCCGGCTTGTCCGGTCATTTTTGTTTTTATAAACATGACATACCCAGTATGGATTATATCCGCTTTATTATATCATTTTTTACAGAAAAGCAATACCTGTTTCCTGTTAAATTTTCTCATAGATACGCGTTTTTGGCCTATCCCTGCCATTCGCATCATATTTTTCCTTTTCTTTTCCCGGGCCATCATATATAATGGGAATAAATAATATTAGACTCACTGTGTATAATATAACAGGAAAGCTGGCGTGGCGATTGCTGCCGCCGCCGTAAGGCAGGCATGATTTTATGACGAAAAAAAACAAGACGGTCTTCATTTCCGTTATTATCGTACTCGCGATCGCGATGCTCGCGCTTTTTTTAATGCTTTTTTATTCCAACACGGTCAAAAATACCCTGAACGCAGAGATTTCCTCCTACCTGCAGGAGGTGACGACGCAGGAAGCGGCGCTGATCGAAACCAAGGTCACGGGAGACCTTTCTACCCTCGAAGGGCTGGCCACGGCGCTTAGCGCGCCGGAATTACGCGACGCAAGCAGCGAAGAAGTGTTCGCCATGCTGGAGGACGTGCAAAAGCAAAACGGCTTCAAGCGCATGGGCTTTATCGATATGGACGGCAATGCCGTGACGTCCGACGGCGCCACCGCCGATTTTTCCACACGCGATTATTTCCACAAGGCCATGCGCGGCATCCCCAATGTATCGGACACCTTCCACGATGCGATCGATGGCGAAGCGGAGCCGATCAACGTATACGCCGTGCCCATTTTCAACGGTAACCGTATCGTTTCCGTTTTATTTGCCACGCAGGCCACCGACGAATTTGAACAAAAGATCTCCGTGCCCACCTTCGACGGGAACGGGTATTCGTACGTCGTCAAGCGCGACGGGACAAGCGTTGCGCGTTCCCACCACCCAAACAGCATCAGCTTCGACAACCTGTTCTCGTTCTGGGAAGGCAAGATCTCGGATGTCCATAACACCTTCCCCACGATGCAAAAGGACATGCAGGAGGGAAAGAGCGGCATCGCGCAGTATGATAAGGACGGCGCGCTTTATTATATCGGCTACACGCCTGTCGACGTCAACGACTGGTATCTCCTTTCCATCGTCCCCGCTTCCGTGATCGCCGCCAAAAGCTCTTACCTGGTCACGCTCAACAGCTGGGTCACGTTCATCATTGTGGCCACTGTCGCCGCGCTCCTCGCCTATATCCTGGTGTCCCAGAACCGCGCGCGCAAAAAGATCGAGAGGATCGCCTTCACGGACGAGGTCACCGGCTCGTTTAGCTGGCTCAAATTCCGCGAGTGCTGCAAGGATATCCTGCGCGCAAACCCTGACCAGCACTTCGCTTTTGTCAGCCTCGACATCAATAAGTTCAAAATATTCAACCAGCTTTACGATTACGACAACGGGAACCTGCTGCTGCGCCACGTCGCCGCTGTGCTCGAAAACGATATACACGAAAACGAGATCTTTTCCCATACCGGCTCGGACGAATTCAACGTGCTCATCACCTACTATTCCCAGGGCGACATCGTCGGCCGCATCCTGAAATGGAACCAGGCCATCCGCGAATACGAGTTCACCATGAAACGCAACTATAACCTGCTGCTTTCGTACGGCGTTTACCAGGTC contains these protein-coding regions:
- a CDS encoding bifunctional diguanylate cyclase/phosphodiesterase, with translation MTKKNKTVFISVIIVLAIAMLALFLMLFYSNTVKNTLNAEISSYLQEVTTQEAALIETKVTGDLSTLEGLATALSAPELRDASSEEVFAMLEDVQKQNGFKRMGFIDMDGNAVTSDGATADFSTRDYFHKAMRGIPNVSDTFHDAIDGEAEPINVYAVPIFNGNRIVSVLFATQATDEFEQKISVPTFDGNGYSYVVKRDGTSVARSHHPNSISFDNLFSFWEGKISDVHNTFPTMQKDMQEGKSGIAQYDKDGALYYIGYTPVDVNDWYLLSIVPASVIAAKSSYLVTLNSWVTFIIVATVAALLAYILVSQNRARKKIERIAFTDEVTGSFSWLKFRECCKDILRANPDQHFAFVSLDINKFKIFNQLYDYDNGNLLLRHVAAVLENDIHENEIFSHTGSDEFNVLITYYSQGDIVGRILKWNQAIREYEFTMKRNYNLLLSYGVYQVEPGDTYVTRMSDRSKIAKNSIKHNSHIFYAFYSDAMNAEMLREKQLENDMESALKDGEFLVYYQPKYDLNTEQPLAAEALVRWRSPNSGFMNPGVFIPVFEKNGFIVKLDMHVFEHVCIFLRNRLDEGKNVVPIAVNFSRLNMYRTDFVEQLLSIIQKYDISTDLLEIELTESALTYNDELIVARMHELKDAGFRLTIDDFGTGYSSLNLLRTLPVDVIKLDKRFFTQRLDSDREKIVISSIEDMAQKLEITVVAEGVETTAQADFLKKIGYDIVVQGFLYAHPMPEEEFVGLLDMLGKGPLKKDPDEGE
- the pilM gene encoding pilus assembly protein PilM, with the translated sequence MLSIDIGSKFLKIIQGNGDKSIKTKKEVLFKMPEGCVLNGAVVDFEKTAKTLAAVLAEEKISDKKAVVTISTPDVVVKEMALPKAPSKQTEQMIANEMDEFLSGERYAIDYLARTDGEQTKALVFGVDKKLADGYRDMLRAAGLVPVALDLHANAVRKLAMVADVVPNAPGQLSIVTDIGCDLINFHLFVEGELAFTRCAVIGMDVYSKETVGELYGKAAQELKEDINFNTYVSRLGDEIQKMLQFAATGEYKSLRAKIYITGGGARFEGLGTLLGDYLNREVQTLNTKILVNALGAQVRV
- a CDS encoding PilN domain-containing protein; this translates as MKDLNFFAGIKKQEARRTLGSFMKGGIIVLVVCAVLVGGFYVWQLVQRATAVGQLAALEMQIDEVKSGSSEYAALSSNAQKLNALKTYNSIIEAFNENLAADPHLDSALMEDIKAKKPQDVGIVKIEYTGGVLKLDCQAQDTSSPAEFVRSLRGSSFISDVTYNGYYAADGTAVAPDEADSTAQTGTVTFSVSCALAGGEAQ
- a CDS encoding type II secretion system F family protein — protein: MARYRYKAVDAGGQATKGTYEAENLQDFRDFLKSAGLYCLSYKVEREQFGNSVQGSIPAKELYLICSQLGVMLDAGIGVVKGLDVLCQQAQNAKIKAILLSVVEEVKKGVSFHQALADQGGAFPFYLISSVESGEQSGTLDKVMVRMADYFEKQYKTKAQIKSALTYPILLCIMCIGVVLLMLVVVVPKFLAMYTTSGAELPVPTQMLLNLVSFLQNYWFAVLAVVVGVVILVFILKSSPATKPGWDTVMLHFPGFGKMKQTILAARFAHTFSMLISSGLSMISALEIVSRVLDNGCMSKYIAVMVEDVKKGMPLSESIKKFDVFPPMFKSMIAIGEESGEMDELLKKAAAYYDEESDRAVKKMVSMIEPITLVVMGFIIGFIVISIIMPIYGMYQNIS
- a CDS encoding polymer-forming cytoskeletal protein; the protein is MRNGKRASTLVMVLCVFGFIVIVGVGVMTLAGVANEQASRTYGQQQADFAAQSVLDTVNGQIVDQTIDPFALGTGPTYKIEGGGSDALFGDYGIQIEKDSKSGMENVFRVAVTAEKNGFTSSMYSLLQYTSGSGGEEIGLASLFDVVAGATNLNPNASMLPSTPGSSGSEGSVFFDNGESSTTFSGGKGVTKNVDAVGPLALGAGGFGTQDGDTHIQSTGDIKITTGGTVYSTVRSEKNVVIERSQDIPGDIYADGDVTVKNGAVVQGDIHAGGTVSLEGWGAAVNGTIYANGAKKDDGTLEGGNVNIAAGALAQGDIYAGGTVTVDGNGAQSKGAIYAGGDVVVQNGAEAAKVKSNGNVLVKNDVYNGSVGSIECMGDVDLDGRFTGEVRANGKGKIAGSYSGNIYINGTVEITSITAMKELHCGATIFLNGVSTPPSSVYPSFYAPMIRAENSDISYCSLYAQGKPGTIELKNSTAYAVTEDLAPQYYAYGDVTLEDCNSLQVVKIVSNGHIVLKDSQILRDSWGGGNTLTAWGEIQVDGGKVQGNLAAGGGIEVRDAEVKANLHASREIRMKNVRAEMGIWQCNWEMDISGTFDAVGVDAFVGGNLGVRLPQQTAQGISAGFTVNGIADFENANIRGNMNVIGGGSFKNSTASGTLVFGAQPSVDNSSITGLSVVDPGTMTPVAPLGEVPWADIPSGNGDITEIKKLDIPYDEMPMVDLKLREKYENLPEWKIPAAIEAQMKQNNVYFAFNEKKPAGYEIDGNDYIFTKNCNLTLDFKKAQGQQYGKSLVFDATDSDLYIRLKMPENDGYTMEVASGVNILTKGDHNVYLFLDEGTDAGNFVDWELRGNTFMGYYDYADGVPQEGDTRVPNLYLISNAKGVAMDISRYNTAYAFFYAPQGTVKMTGSTVFSGGAKLYGSAIASHIEMGNNLRYIQYTPEGTFGSAPGGGISGWTVLGTYPGTGE